The window GAGGGGAAGAGGGCGTGACGCAGGCTTTACAGGTGCAGCACCTgagctgatgctgatgctgatgttgGAGTGTGTGAGAGGACGGATGCTGGAGGAGCGAAATgctaatcagtgtgtgtgtgtgtgtgtgtgtgtgtagatgcagCTGGACGCTGTGTTTTGCAGGCAGGTGGAGTTGTTGCAGGACGCCGGCGTTCAGGAGCAGAGCATCCGCCCCGCCGCCCTCGGATACGCCTCTGACCCCAGTGACCCCAGCACCGAGCGCACCGCCCACCCTCCACCAGGTGCAGCAGAGCGCCCCGCAAGCCTGTCCGCGATTGGCCGGAGTGCGTCCAATGGGGACATCCCATTGGGCCGACAGTTGGCCAACGAGCTGAAGCAGCATCATAATAAACATCGCCGGCTCTCAGAGGAGCCGCACCGCCGAACGAGACTAACAGGTCAGTGATGGCTCATGCaatcatgcaatcaaatcctcacagcaatgctcctagtagaaagtcttcttccctggacagtagagacggttactccaacagaagcaggatcagctcttcaTTTTTgaaacacccttgatttcagaagataatAATtcagcaggcgtcccaatacttttgtcccattAGTTCACATGTATATTCTGTGTTGTCCTCAGAAAACGGGACGTCCCAGAGGGAGCCTTGCGCCTTGGACTACAGGAAGATCAAACCAGAACCAGAAGACTCCAGATAGCACAACCTGGGACATCAATCTGTGCGACGTCCACTGCCCAGTACCGTCCAGTACCGTCCTCCAGCCTGGACCTGGACCACTGATCCTGTTCTGCCTTAAAGCCTAAAAATGCGTCCCGGTCAGGACACCGTGACATTCCAGGGACGGTTCTGTGGTGGGATTTAACGTCCAGGACATTCTGGACCCTTTCCGATGGTCCATCATGAAACATCCCCTCAGTGTGAAGGGCAGCTGGCGTTTAGTGTTGCTAGGGTAGTCCAGCTGACCCGGTTCTTGTGGGGTGCTGTGTAACTGTGGCTGGACGTCGATGTGGTTTAGTGGGCTTGCATGTGTGTTTCTTCTTGTCCTTTTCCTGCTTCAGTAAGAATGAGTGACCGCAGTCTAGAACCCTGTGTAGAACCCAGTCTAGAACCGTCAGGACggtcattagaacatctccccTGCAGCTCCTCCTTGCTGATGCACAGTTAGTCGATGGTCAACAGCAACACTGGGGTCAaaaactgaccagtgatgaTTGGGTTTCTaccacaaggtaggggtttccgataaattggccagtgagtggtagtacaagctgagtgtttctaataaagtggccagtgatgaagcacaaggtaggtgtttctaataaagtggccagagagtggaagcacaaggtgggtgtttctaataaagtggccagagagtgaaaaCACCGGGTAGtggtttccgataaagtggccagtggatggaagcacaaggtgggtgtttctaataaagtggccagtgatgaagcacatgGTTCattgggtgtttctgataaagtggccaatgagtggaagcacaagctgggtgtttctaataaagtggccagtgatgaagcacatgGTTCattgggtgtttctgataaagtggccaatgagtggacgcacaagctgggtgtttctaataaagtggccaatgagtgaaagcacaagctgggtgtttctaataaagtggccagtgagtggaagcacaagctgggtgtttctaataaagtggccagtgagtggaagcacaagctgggtgtttctaataaagtggccagtgagtggaagcacaagctgggtgtttctaataaagtggccagtgagtggtagtACAAattgggtttctaataaagtggccagtgatgaagcacatgGTTCattgggtgtttctgataaagcggccggtgagtgaaagcacaaattgggggtttctaataaagtggccgctACAGCcagtgggggggtggggtgtctACAGGCCAGGGTGGGTTCCTCTAGTTTAGAGCTTTGCGTGTTTTCCTCGCTGCTGTTCTGTGGATTGTGAAACCCTGGTTTTGTAAACACTAATTTcttttaatctccataaataaactCTATTTTTTGAGGCTGAAATTTTGCtttaatttcatttcagttATTGTTTTTCTCCCCATGTAGAATACGACCCTCTGGAGCCGTTACACCTGacgaagctattggcaccatgctggctAATGATGAGGATGGGTGGTGATCACTATCCATCATTATGACattgcatgcaatcaaatcctcacagcaatgctgctcaaACAAAATCCAGAAGAGATCATTCATCtctggacaggagagacagatactccaacaaaagcaggagaaactctttttaataccctcgatttcaaAGGAAACAgcaaatgaacaggtgtccaaatacttttgtcaattgaTTGTAGCTAACGTTGACCCAAGCTGGTGCTTCTTCGGCCTAATTTGAGACGTTGCTCAACCTGGGGTCTGGCCCACGGAGGTTCACAGAGGGTTTATtagcacacacgcgcacacacacacacacacacacacacacacacacacacgcacacacacacacacgcacacacacacacgttcttaGACATTATAACACATGCAGAGACGTCAgtacaaaccacacacacacacacacacacacacacacacacacgcacacgcacacacacacacacgcacacacacacacgttcttaGACATTATAACACATGCAGAGACGTCAGtacaaaccacacacacctcacacacacggAAATGCAGTCACACACAGGCCTATCAGTAGAGGTATCTAGCcagaacacacactgctgaactcCCACAGAGTCCCCCGTGGGAGGAGCTGTAGCATCACCGCGGTAACCCTGCTGCATGTGGGCGGAAATATGCATGCGAGTGTGGGACTCTACCACTGTGACGCaccttcatcaccatcatcatcatcatcatcatcatcatcaccaccacaagCCAAGGCAAGGCTATTAGGTGTCTGCAGCGTCTCCCTGCCAGCTAACCGGTGGACATAGGCTTCCActgcttgttagcaacattagccttgtagctgcaGTGCAAGCCAGGCCTCAGACAGCCGACGGCTGACGTGACGCTCTGGGGTGAACCTCCTCCCACGCTGATCTTCATCTCAGAGATGTTACTTTTTAGACCGGTGGGAGgccgagtgagtgagtgtgtgtgtgtgtgtgtgtgtgtgtgtgtgtgtgtgtgtgtgcacagagaCGTCAGAGAGATGATAAGGCCGTGAAGGAGTTTTTCAGATCTTTACCACcaatttaaatatgaaatatcagTGAAATCCAGCTGATGGTGAAATGAGAACAGTAGGCCTGTATGATCGCTGCTAGTGGGTGAAACCGTTGCAGTAGCGACCCGAGTCCACGAGGCGGCAGCACTGAACTGCACTGCTGCGGTGACTGGCTTTTTAGGACCAGTCGGAACCACTCGAACCTTAATTTAATTTACTGTTttgtatctattatgaattattcagtatccactatgaattattcagtatccactatgaattattcagtatctcctatcaattattcagtaactactatgaattattcagtatccattatgaattattcagtttccactatgaattatacaatatccactatgaattattcagtatccactatgaattattcagtatctcctatcaattattcagtaactactatgaattattcagtattaattatgaattattcagtttccactatgaattatacaatatccactatgtattattcagtaactactatgaattattcagtgtccactatgaattatacaatatccactatgaattatttagtatctactatgtattattcagtaactactatgaattattcaatatccactatgaattattcagtatccactatgtattattcagtagctactatgaattattcaatatccactatgaattattcagtgtctactatgtattattcagtaactaatatgaattattcaatatccactatgaattattcagtatccactatgtattattcagtagctactatgaattattcaatatccactatgaattattcagtgtctactatgtattattcagtaactaatatgaattattcaatatccactatgaattattcagtagctactatgaattattcaatatccactatgaattattcagtagctactatgaattatttagtatctactatgaattattcaatatccactatgaattattcagtgtctactatgtattattcagtaactaatatgaattattcaatatccactatgaattattcagtatccactatgtattattcagtaactaatatgaattattcaatatccactatgaattattcagtatccactatgtattattcagtagctactatgaattattcaatatccactatgaattattcagtgtctactatgtattattcagtaactaatatgaattattcaatatccactatgaattattcagtagctactatgaattattcaatatccactatgaattattcagtagctactatgaattatttagtatctactatgaattattcaatatccactatgaattattcagtgtctactatgtattattcagtaactaatatgaattattcaatatccactatgaattattcagtatccactatgtattattcagtaactactatgaattattcaatatccactatgaattattcagtatccactatgtattattcagtaactactatgaattattcagtatccactatgaattatttagtatctactatgaattattcaatatccactatgaattattcagtatccactatgtattattcagtaactactatgaattattcagtatccactatgaattattcagtatccactatgaattattcagtgtctactatgtattattcagtaactaatatgaattattcaatatccactatgaattattcagtatccactatgtattattcagtaactactatgaattattcaatatccactatgaattattcagtatccactatgtattattcagtaactactatgaattattcagtatccactatgaattatttagtatctactatgaattattcaatatccactatgaattattcagtatccactatgtattattcagtaactactatgaattattcagtatccactatgaattatttagtatctactatgaattattcaatatccactatgaattattcagtgtctactaatACCAAACCAGTAATGACTATGAAACTAATGTGTACCAAATTGGGTTAAGTTGTGGGTCCATTTTCAGGCCTTTAGGCTTCTAAAGGTTAAAGCCATGTATGATAAGcataacaacaacagtaataataataataacaataacaataataataataataataatacatttaatttaatttaatttaaaaaaataagattGGCAGATTGGTCAGCTGAGATGGGCTGAAATGCTCGAACAGGCCTAAACTCAGAAACGCGGGCCAATATTTCATTTATGAATATATTAAGGGACACGGCGCGATGTCATATCCGTAATCCCTCCGCATCACAACCCACCGGGAAGGAGGAAGGCGCTAGCGCTCGGATTAGCGAACTATGATCGACGCGCGGTTCCGCCAATCAGCAACGCAGCGAACCCGCGCTGGCCAATGGAGGCCGAGAAGGGCGTGGACGAGCGGTTGCCTCGTCCAATAGGGAGCGCGCAGCTGCTACGCTGTGCTGAATCGCAGAGGAGCGAGCATCCCTGCACCGTCCCTGCGCTCCGGGCTGTTTAGGTACACAGCTAATCCGCGTCCAGCCGCTCCGCTCCGCTCCGCTCCCCGAGACACGACCCCGGGACCCCGCGCAAACATCGGCTCGACGAGGCTGAAATGCTGCAGTTCCGGTTCTCGCAGGTTCTGAAGGACGTCTACAGACCCAGCCTGACGCGCGCCTTGGCGGATGCTGCCGGGAGTACGACGCGGCGACCCGCCTGCACCAGCCATGCCGGAGCGGTTCCCAGGGCTCGCTTTCGCCGGCCCCTCTGGAGCTCCGGCCGGGCTCTGTGCACCAAGGCAGACGCCGGGCAGGCGCAAAACAGCAAGGAGGCCGAGAAGGAGAAGTGAGTGGCGGGGTGAGGGCTGAAGCCGCGGGGCAGCCGGCTTGCCCTTGATTGGCTGGACGCACCTCGGGTCATTCGTTACAGGCCGGCCTGGGTGTAGAGCTTAAGGcggagtaataataataataataataataatattattattagaaataatATTTCGATATAAATCGTACATTTATACGTCATATATTTCtacaatatttaataattatttttaattgtcaTAATAAATctgattaaatttttttttaaaggggaaCTCTGTCAAACATAAAAAAACGTATAAAATTACCGAAATCTCGTAGAAACACGTGTAATATTTCGCTACAGAGGTCCGCGCCGTCCGAAAGCCAGATTTGATGGTTTTAAAGGCCTTAAATGACTCCCCTGATGATGCGCCCTGAAGGTGGGAGGAGCCTGCTCTGCAGAGAAcggctgtgtctgaaacgtaGTGAATGCCGCCTACTTAGGCAGGATTCGGAGGCAGGAAGTCACGTCCGAATCGAATGTTTGTACAAGGTAGGTAGTGGCTTATGAGACGGCCTGGGCAGCTAGGCATCGAGGCAGCTGCCATCCGTTTCGGACGCAGCCGAGGTTACGGTCAGGCGTTCGTCAGCTGAATTGCCACAGCCGGCGGTCACGATTTGCgaaatgcatgctgggtattgtagtgcgAGCATGTAGATGGTAGGTGCGTGAAAATGTGAAAGTAATGTTAAAAACACTCGACATAGCATATGAATTCATTTAGCTATTAATAAACATATTctgtcatttaaataaaaatttgaATACGAATTCCAGGACGTAAACATCGTAGAGTCTGTAACTATGCTTGTTTTCGTTAGCatttttagccttttagctcctTTTAAGCCATTTAACTATGGAATTAGAGGCAGGTGCTCTTAGCTTAGCTCTCTTAACGTAGCTAGCTCTCTTAACGTTGCTCTTAGCTTAGCTCTCTTAACGTTGCTCTTAGCTTAGCTCTCTTATCGTAGCTAGCTCTCTTAACGTTGCTCTTAGCTTAGCTCTCTTAACGTAGCTAGCTCTCTTAACGTTGCTCTTAGCTTAGCTCTCTTAGCTTAGCTCTCAACGTAGCTCTCTTAACGTTGCTCTTAGCTTAGCTCTCTTAGTTTAGCTCTCCTAGcttatttctctttacatgGTTCTCTTAACGTAGCTCCTTTTGCTTAGCTCTCCTAATGTAGCTCTCCTAACGTAGCTCCATTTGTTTAGCACTAGCTCCTAACTTAGCGCTTAGCAGTCATGTTTAGGACATAATATTAAGACATGGAAGAAAGTGTGCTAATTAGCATCCAATAATAGTTAATACCTGCTAATTCTGAGCTTACGACGCTACAGTGCTACACACCAGCAAATTAGTGTAGCTAACTGCTGTGTTCAGCTTCACCACAGAGCTAGCATAAATGTTAGCAAGCTGCTAACCCACCTACCCTAATCAGTACATTAAGGCTAATAATACCACAGTTTcctgtttatttacagtccgTGGGGAAGGACTTCTAAGAGGGTTGTGTTTAGAGCCCGCTAACGTTAGCGCCTGCTCCTACACTAAATGCTGCCCCCACAGTCGGTTGGGGGCTCGAATTTGAGTTTCTCTCACATGGTTTATTCATAGAACCACCGTCCACAGCGCTCCGTTACCGCGATGGTTCAGCTAGTAGCTTTAGCCTCTTATCCCAAAGGTACCACTCGGGTAATGTAGGCTCGGCTAGTCAGTCACTTTCCAGCTGCGTCCTTAAAAAtgggttcctcaagggttcttcagttaAAACCCTGGTTCCTTCTGGTTTAAAGGCCTTAGAACCCTTTTTCGGTGCTAtgcagaaccacttttgctagGTTGTCCAGTTGGCGGAGTCTCCACAGTTCCGAGTTACCTCAGGAgagaaaagtactggatggagctccaccaccatcactccagagaactccgttcctccactgctccacagctcctcagtgctgctgttactgcagcCTACCTTTGTTATTGCGGTGTTACGGGTTCTAGATAGGAACCCTTAACTATTAAACGTTCTCTGTTTTTCTGTAAAACTGGATCCAGGTGGATTTCAGGTGGAGTTAACGTATCAACCTCACCTCACAGTTCTATGTCAGGCGGCTAAAAACAGCATTAGCATTTCTTTGTTCTAGATAGCAGTGACCCCTACAGTGTCAGGAACCACATCAGGCTCGTGTAGAGATGCCTACAGCGTGTTAGGCTGGAGCTCTGGGGTCAATATCTCATTGATACCAGCGGGCAGACTGGTCAGACTGGTGGCTGTAGTGGGCGTCAGTGGGCTTCTCACCCCCCatgactctcacacacacactctctcgctctctctctggtcaGTGTTTTCTGGCTGGAGGTGGGAACAGCTGGTCTGCCTTAGCCTTCGAGGTCCGTTACTCGAGGTGTAACTTCCACCGTAGCTGACCGTAGCGACCCAGCCGGCCTAATCCGGACGGTACAAAGGGAATTACGGCATGACGGACAAAAAATACACCACTGAGCAACCCAGCTGTaccgtttccatggttacactacaccattTGCATGGTGCCAAGTACCCCTCGAGCCCAcggcttctctacagggacaagctgtgtgtgcgcagtggctgaatgcattcattagaaggggtgtccacaaacttttggacaaatagtgtatgtGTCGTCCCGCCCCCGTTGTCAGGTGGTAGTGCTCTGTTACACTCCTCCCTTTATCTTCCACGCACCGTCCCCACTCCCGTCTGGCTGTGCCAGTCATGGTTATGTAACTTGTGTACTTGGACAAGTTTGGACCTTGAGCTGAACGAGGGCTGCAGCTGCAGGACAGGACGCGTCTCGTCTGTGAACATGGCTCTGGAGGAGTATGACTGCATCGTTCTAGGAGCTGGAATCCAGGGCTCTTTCACCGCCTACCACTTGGCCAAAAGCAAGAAGAAGACCCTTCTGCTGGAGCAGTTTGTCCTGCCGCACTCTCGGGGCAGCTCCCATGGCCAGACCCGGATCATACGCAAAGCTTACAAGGAGGACTTCTACGTCCACATGATGGAGGAGAGCTATGAGCTCTGGGCCCAGTTGGAAAGGGAGGCCGGGGTGAAGCTGCTCACTCGTACTGGGCTACTGATGATGGGACCGGAGGACGGACGGGAGTTCCGTCTGGTTAAGAGCACCCTGCAGAAGAACAGGATTCCCGCCGTGGTGCTGCAGAGGCACGAGTTCAGCCAGCACATCCCCAACGTCAACCTGACCCCCGGGGACGGGGCGTTGGTGGAAACCACCGGTGGAGTCCTGTACGCGGACCGCGCGGTCCGAGCGGCACAGATGGTTTTCCAGGGCCACGGCGGCGTGATCAGAGACGGAGAGAAAGTGGTGGAAATCGTGCCGGGCAACGTGGTCACCGTCAAGACCGGGTCTGGCATGTACAGGGCGAGGAGTCTGGTGATCACTGCGGGTCCCTGGGCCAATCCGCTCCTCATGCACACTGGACTGCGGCTGCCGCTGAAGGTGTTGAAGATCAACGTGTGCTACTGGAAGGAGAAGGTTCCAGGCGCCTACAGCGTCAACAGCCGCTTCCCCTGCTTCATCCAAATGCAGCCGAAGGAGGCGGAAAACGACATCTATGGCCTCCCCTCCAACGAGTATCCAGGGCTCATGAAGGTGTGCTACCACACGGGCAGCGAGACGGACCCGGACCAGAGGGACCGGCAGACGGACAAGAGCGACGTGGAGATTTTGTCCCGCTACATCGCCCGCTGCTTCCCGGGCCTCGTGCCCGTGCCCGCCGTGGTGGAGAGCTGTCTGTACACGGTCACGCCGGACTGCCACTTCGTCCTGGACCGTCACCCGGCCTACAGCAACATCGTGATCGGGGCTGGGTTCTCAGGCCACGGCTTCAAGCTCAGCCCCATCGTGGGGAAGGTGCTGAGCGAGCTGAGCATGGGGCAGGCCCCTTCCTACGACCTGTCTCCTTTCAGCATCAGGCGCTTCCACACCCTGCCTAAGTCTGGTCTCTAAGACCGGGATCCGTAGCCGATCATCAGGGGCAGATGATTCGCCTTCGATTTCTAGATTGTCTTAATCACGTCATATGACTTTGTCaaccattaaaaccacccgCCAAGACATGGACCCCACCAGACCTCTGGTGTCTGGAACACCAAGACTAGCGTTAGCAGGATGTCCTTCACGGCCTCCGTGAGCATCAgcgagccttgggcacccatgacccatGTCCCTGTCGCAAGGCAGTTCACCGATTGTCCcttcttgaagcacttttgctaGGTACTGACCACGGCATACCAGGAGGAaacacccccacaagacctgcctgatgttttggtggagatgttctgattcagtcattgtctagaacatcacagggtttggttcttgtcaaagtcttgtctcagattcttacgctctTGCGTCCATTTTGTCCTGCTTCATGTAGATCCACCCCCTGACAGGGGTCACTGGACCCAGACCATCAATGTCTTATTCAGTgcacctggcagtggttttcATGTTCTGGCTGGTCAGTGTTTAGCCGTCTATATAGCAGGTTAGCCACAACCATTAATTTCGTTTTGATTGAGGCCCAATCCAGGCACTCGGATCTGTAACCTAACCGATATTAAAAGCCATGATCGCTGTTCACTACTTTTGCAGCACTTGTCTTTTTAAACTCATTACTTTTAGGCTGGACCACCCTAGCTGACCGGCCTAGAAGAGGCAATTTGACTTACTGACCGACCCACTGATGGACCCATGTGCGAGAACTGCCTCTAGAAGAGTCATTTTCTTGTGCTTAAAGGCTACAtttagccacaaagctaacGGTTGCTGGTCACCGTCGCCGTCCATCGCTACCACGGCGTTAGCATAATTATCGCGACTGCCTCGTCCAGCATGGCTACCTCTGCAGCGTACCCCACCATCGCTGCCAGCCTCGTCCAGCATCACTACCGTGGCGTTCGATAACATCGTTAACGTGCCAGCCTCGCCACTACA of the Salminus brasiliensis chromosome 25, fSalBra1.hap2, whole genome shotgun sequence genome contains:
- the LOC140548170 gene encoding peroxisomal sarcosine oxidase-like, encoding MALEEYDCIVLGAGIQGSFTAYHLAKSKKKTLLLEQFVLPHSRGSSHGQTRIIRKAYKEDFYVHMMEESYELWAQLEREAGVKLLTRTGLLMMGPEDGREFRLVKSTLQKNRIPAVVLQRHEFSQHIPNVNLTPGDGALVETTGGVLYADRAVRAAQMVFQGHGGVIRDGEKVVEIVPGNVVTVKTGSGMYRARSLVITAGPWANPLLMHTGLRLPLKVLKINVCYWKEKVPGAYSVNSRFPCFIQMQPKEAENDIYGLPSNEYPGLMKVCYHTGSETDPDQRDRQTDKSDVEILSRYIARCFPGLVPVPAVVESCLYTVTPDCHFVLDRHPAYSNIVIGAGFSGHGFKLSPIVGKVLSELSMGQAPSYDLSPFSIRRFHTLPKSGL